gaTTTATTACCTCTTTCTAAAATATATCTTTGGTCATTTTTTTGGGAGttcttttggtaaaaaaagAATATCTTGGGATCATTTGAGATAATTGTcctttcttatattttatataataaaatctaGCAAAACAGCGTGCAGTCCTTTTCTCCATGGCTCCCTTCACATAACAAACCCTAATCACATCTTAAACtcaaaatcaagaaaaagagTAGAGGAAGATGGATTCCTTGACAGAGGATATATGGACAATGATATTTGTCCGATTCCACTAAAGAGTATCGCCAGTTCCAAATTGGTCTGCAAGCAATGGAAATCAATACTCGAATCTCCCTTTCTCCGCAAGCTTTTCCTTTCTCGCCATCAAAACTCTCATTCCATGTGGTCGCTCATAGTGAAGATCGATCATCAGCATGAAGCCGTTGCTCATTACGGAGGCGATATTTGGGGTCATCCACCACAACAACTTGGCTCTTACATCGTCCCTTGCATTACCCAAACACTCATAAACCACAAGGAAAAATACAGACAAGCCAGAGTCGTGGCTTACACGGATGTCGGGTTG
This genomic interval from Raphanus sativus cultivar WK10039 unplaced genomic scaffold, ASM80110v3 Scaffold0280, whole genome shotgun sequence contains the following:
- the LOC130501769 gene encoding F-box protein At3g28330-like; protein product: MDNDICPIPLKSIASSKLVCKQWKSILESPFLRKLFLSRHQNSHSMWSLIVKIDHQHEAVAHYGGDIWGHPPQQLGSYIVPCITQTLINHKEKYRQARVVAYTDVGLILIRLVSTIGNVSLYVANPVSRECVETSPP